From one Phocaeicola salanitronis DSM 18170 genomic stretch:
- a CDS encoding C40 family peptidase, whose translation MKKQILLIAALLAFLTSCGTRAPHYDYRELAQAALRLNMDIGMEDNHRLYVESARWIGVPYRAGGTSKRGVDCSGLTGNIYRKVYHKRLERNSDRQRTENCRKVRKSKLEEGDLVFFHNGRNKRHATHVGIYLKEDRFIHASTSQGVIVSSLDETYYKRCWMQGGKVK comes from the coding sequence ATGAAAAAGCAAATACTCCTCATCGCGGCACTCCTCGCCTTCCTCACCTCCTGCGGCACACGCGCCCCACACTACGATTACCGCGAGCTGGCACAAGCCGCCCTACGCCTTAATATGGACATCGGCATGGAAGACAACCACCGGCTTTATGTCGAATCGGCACGCTGGATAGGCGTGCCCTACCGTGCGGGCGGAACCTCCAAACGGGGCGTGGACTGTTCGGGGCTTACCGGCAATATCTACCGCAAGGTGTACCACAAACGGCTGGAACGGAACTCCGACCGCCAGCGCACCGAGAATTGCCGCAAGGTACGCAAAAGCAAACTGGAAGAAGGCGACCTGGTGTTCTTCCACAACGGGCGCAACAAGCGGCATGCCACCCATGTAGGCATCTACCTGAAAGAGGACCGTTTCATTCATGCCAGCACCAGCCAAGGCGTTATCGTAAGCAGCTTGGACGAGACCTACTACAAGCGTTGCTGGATGCAAGGAGGAAAGGTGAAATAA
- a CDS encoding LL-diaminopimelate aminotransferase, translating to MALVNEHFLKLPNNYFFSDVEKKVNSFKVTHPKADLIRLGTGDVILPLPQACIEAMHRAVDEMGHESTFRGYGPEAGYPFLINAIIKHDYNPRGVHLEPSEIFVSDGSKSDTGNIGDILRHDNSIGVTDPIYPVYIDSNVSCGRAGELLADGKWSNVVYMPCLPENDFIPQLPKQRVDIIYLCYPNNPTGTVLSKAELRKWVNYALENDTLLIFDGAYEAYIQHPDIPHSIYEIKGAKKVAIEFRSFSKTAGFTGVRCGYTVIPKELTGGTLAGKRIPLTPLWRRHQETKFNGTSYITQRGAEAIYTPEGKEQVKAHIQYYMNNAQLMKRALTSIGLKTAGGEDAPYLWVKAPDGLSSWKFFEKLLYEAQVVTTPGVGFGPNGEGYLRLTAFGKKERIQEAMQRLCQCL from the coding sequence ATGGCATTAGTAAACGAACATTTCCTGAAATTGCCGAACAATTACTTCTTCTCCGATGTGGAAAAGAAAGTCAATTCGTTCAAGGTCACGCATCCGAAAGCAGACTTAATCCGCTTAGGAACAGGAGACGTTATCCTTCCGCTCCCTCAAGCCTGCATCGAAGCCATGCACCGTGCCGTAGACGAAATGGGGCATGAAAGCACATTCCGCGGATATGGTCCAGAAGCAGGGTATCCTTTCCTTATCAATGCCATTATCAAACACGATTATAACCCGCGCGGCGTACACCTGGAGCCAAGCGAAATCTTCGTGAGCGACGGAAGCAAAAGCGATACGGGAAACATCGGCGACATCTTGCGCCATGACAACAGCATCGGAGTGACCGACCCGATTTATCCTGTCTATATCGACTCGAACGTTTCGTGCGGACGTGCCGGCGAACTTCTGGCAGACGGGAAATGGAGCAACGTGGTCTATATGCCTTGCCTTCCGGAAAACGATTTCATTCCGCAACTCCCCAAACAGCGTGTGGACATTATCTATCTATGCTATCCCAACAATCCTACGGGCACCGTACTAAGCAAGGCAGAGCTGCGCAAATGGGTGAATTATGCATTGGAGAACGATACGCTTCTCATCTTCGACGGAGCCTATGAGGCCTATATCCAGCATCCGGACATTCCGCATTCGATTTACGAAATAAAAGGCGCCAAGAAAGTAGCGATAGAATTCCGGAGTTTCTCGAAAACCGCCGGCTTCACAGGAGTAAGATGCGGCTATACCGTCATTCCCAAAGAACTGACCGGAGGCACATTGGCGGGGAAACGGATTCCGCTCACCCCGCTATGGAGAAGGCATCAGGAAACGAAATTCAACGGCACTTCCTACATCACCCAACGCGGGGCGGAAGCCATTTATACACCGGAAGGAAAAGAACAGGTGAAAGCCCACATCCAGTATTATATGAACAACGCCCAACTCATGAAACGGGCGCTCACCAGCATCGGGCTGAAAACCGCCGGAGGAGAAGACGCGCCATACTTGTGGGTAAAGGCTCCCGACGGGCTTTCCTCGTGGAAGTTCTTCGAAAAACTATTATACGAAGCTCAGGTTGTGACCACTCCCGGTGTAGGTTTCGGACCGAACGGAGAAGGTTACCTGCGCCTTACGGCTTTCGGGAAAAAAGAGCGCATCCAAGAAGCCATGCAACGCCTGTGCCAATGTCTGTAA
- the trxB gene encoding thioredoxin-disulfide reductase: protein MATEHVKCLIIGSGPAGYTAAIYTSRANIAPVLYEGLQPGGQLTITTEVENFPGYPEGVTGPVLMDDLRKQAARFGADIRPGIIVKADLSKAPYTFETDEGKEISADTVIISTGATAKYLGLEDEKKYAGMGVSACATCDGFFYRKKTVAVVGGGDTACEEAIYLAGLAKQVYLVVRKPYLRASKIMQERVLSHPHIQVLFEHNAVGLYGENGVEGMHVVKRMGEPDEERYDVPVDGFFLAIGHKPNSDIFKPWVKTDETGYILTEAGTPRTGIPGVFAAGDVADPHYRQAITAAGSGCQAAIEAERYLSANGML, encoded by the coding sequence ATGGCAACAGAACATGTGAAATGCCTGATTATCGGGTCAGGCCCTGCCGGCTATACGGCAGCTATCTATACCAGCCGCGCCAATATCGCGCCGGTGCTTTACGAAGGCCTCCAGCCGGGCGGCCAGCTCACCATCACCACCGAAGTGGAGAACTTTCCCGGCTATCCCGAAGGGGTTACAGGACCGGTGCTGATGGACGACCTGCGCAAGCAAGCCGCACGCTTCGGAGCCGACATCCGTCCGGGCATCATCGTCAAAGCCGACCTGAGCAAGGCTCCTTATACCTTCGAGACCGATGAAGGCAAGGAAATCAGCGCCGACACCGTCATTATCTCGACCGGCGCCACCGCCAAATACCTGGGGCTGGAAGACGAAAAGAAATACGCCGGCATGGGCGTGAGCGCGTGCGCCACCTGCGACGGGTTCTTCTACAGGAAGAAAACCGTAGCCGTTGTGGGCGGAGGCGACACGGCGTGCGAGGAAGCCATCTATCTGGCGGGACTGGCAAAGCAAGTCTACTTAGTGGTGCGCAAGCCCTACCTGCGCGCCTCGAAAATCATGCAGGAACGGGTGTTAAGCCATCCCCACATCCAGGTGCTCTTCGAACACAATGCCGTAGGGCTGTACGGCGAAAACGGCGTGGAAGGAATGCACGTGGTGAAACGCATGGGCGAGCCTGATGAGGAGCGTTACGACGTGCCTGTCGACGGTTTCTTCCTCGCTATCGGACACAAGCCGAACTCGGACATCTTCAAGCCGTGGGTAAAGACCGACGAGACGGGTTATATCCTGACCGAAGCCGGAACGCCCCGTACGGGCATACCGGGCGTGTTTGCCGCCGGAGACGTGGCCGACCCGCATTACCGCCAGGCGATTACCGCCGCCGGAAGCGGATGCCAGGCGGCTATCGAAGCCGAACGCTACCTCTCGGCAAACGGGATGTTATGA
- a CDS encoding M16 family metallopeptidase: MKKFFRKAFIAVFLLGSTGTAFAQQMPPVPTDPDVRIGKLANGLTYYIRHNGLPENQADFYIAQKVGSILEEDNQRGLAHFLEHMCFNGTQHFPGTSLREYLESVGVKFGANLNAYTSIDETVYNISNVPVTRDGVIDSCLLILHDWADGLTLDPKEIDKERGVIHEEWRTSLGAMMRMYETAFPTLFSGSKYAYRLPIGTMEVVDNFPYQALRDYYEKWYRPDLQGIIVVGDIDVDQIEAKIKKLFSPIQMPANPAERTYFPVPDNKEPIVSVNKDKEQEITQIMVFHKHEPFPAEMKNTVGYLAYSFMDYAISHMLNARLQELLQTATPPFINAGVQDMDFILAKTKKAFTGVAICKENGIGTSLKALTREMERARRFGFTASEYARAKADYLSNLENVYNERNKMRNEQFVDQYVSNFIDGEPIPSIAYEYATMNQVVPNIPLEGVNGLYKQLVNDTNMAVCLFCPDKPGMSYPTKEDIRKALAEVRAEKLEAYVDKVSDEPLMQEKPAGGKVVTTEKGQYESTVLTLSNGVRVVLKPTNFKADEIRMQAFSAGGNSLFDDKDALQFKVLDDVISLGGLGNFNATDLQKVLAGKVVSVSPSVRTLSEAVNGSCAPKDLETLLQLTYLTFTAPRADQAAFESFKTRMKAALANQEANPNTALSDTVTKMLYGDNPRVMRLKADKVDQIDYAKVMEMYKDRFADASDFTFIFVGNINPETATPLIETYLGGLPATGRKENFRDVNLNIRKGEWRNVFHKELQTEKATVLIVESGTCDYTLKNKLMMSMLAQLLTMEYTETVREEAGASYGVGVQGDLSKYPKPEGVLQIYFDTDPGKRADMSALIDKGINDFISNGPKAEELAKVKEYMLKTYEANQKENGYWMGLLHDYLWEGMDSRTGYVDLVNSITSADLQQFAKAFAAQKNRIEVSMTSGDIN, from the coding sequence ATGAAAAAGTTTTTTAGAAAAGCGTTTATCGCCGTGTTCCTCCTCGGGAGCACGGGCACGGCATTTGCCCAGCAGATGCCTCCTGTCCCTACCGACCCTGACGTACGGATAGGCAAGTTAGCGAACGGACTGACCTATTACATCCGGCACAACGGACTGCCCGAGAACCAGGCAGACTTCTATATCGCGCAAAAGGTAGGCTCCATCCTGGAAGAAGACAACCAGCGCGGGCTTGCCCACTTTCTGGAGCACATGTGCTTCAACGGCACCCAACATTTTCCGGGCACCAGCCTGCGTGAATATTTAGAGTCTGTCGGCGTAAAGTTCGGCGCCAACCTGAACGCCTATACCTCGATAGACGAAACGGTGTACAACATCAGCAACGTGCCCGTCACCCGTGATGGGGTTATCGACTCCTGCCTGCTCATCCTGCATGACTGGGCAGACGGCCTTACCCTCGACCCGAAAGAAATAGACAAGGAGCGCGGTGTCATCCACGAAGAGTGGCGCACCAGCCTGGGAGCGATGATGCGCATGTACGAAACGGCATTCCCCACCCTGTTCTCGGGAAGCAAATACGCCTACCGCCTGCCCATCGGAACCATGGAGGTGGTAGACAATTTCCCGTATCAGGCCTTGCGGGATTACTACGAGAAATGGTACCGTCCCGACTTGCAGGGCATTATCGTAGTGGGCGACATCGACGTAGACCAAATCGAAGCCAAGATAAAGAAATTGTTCAGCCCGATCCAGATGCCGGCTAATCCGGCGGAACGCACCTACTTCCCCGTGCCCGACAATAAGGAACCCATCGTTTCGGTTAACAAGGACAAAGAGCAGGAAATCACGCAAATCATGGTGTTCCACAAGCACGAGCCTTTCCCAGCCGAGATGAAGAACACCGTAGGCTATCTGGCATATTCATTCATGGACTACGCGATATCCCACATGCTGAACGCGCGCCTGCAGGAACTCCTGCAAACCGCCACCCCTCCATTCATCAACGCCGGCGTGCAAGACATGGACTTCATCCTCGCCAAGACCAAGAAAGCCTTTACCGGTGTGGCTATCTGCAAGGAAAACGGCATCGGGACAAGCCTGAAAGCCCTGACGCGCGAAATGGAGCGCGCGCGCCGGTTCGGATTTACCGCCAGCGAATATGCCCGTGCGAAAGCCGATTACCTGAGCAATCTGGAGAACGTGTACAATGAACGCAACAAGATGCGCAACGAGCAGTTCGTTGACCAATATGTATCCAACTTCATCGACGGAGAGCCTATCCCGAGCATCGCCTACGAATACGCCACGATGAACCAGGTGGTTCCGAACATCCCGCTGGAAGGCGTGAACGGCCTTTACAAACAACTGGTGAACGATACCAACATGGCGGTATGCCTCTTCTGCCCGGACAAGCCCGGCATGAGCTATCCCACCAAGGAAGACATCCGCAAGGCATTGGCAGAAGTGCGTGCCGAAAAGCTGGAAGCGTATGTAGACAAGGTGTCCGACGAACCGCTGATGCAGGAAAAGCCAGCCGGAGGAAAGGTCGTAACTACCGAAAAGGGACAATACGAATCGACCGTCCTGACCCTGAGCAACGGCGTGCGTGTGGTGCTGAAGCCCACTAACTTCAAGGCAGACGAAATACGGATGCAGGCGTTCAGCGCAGGAGGAAACTCCTTGTTCGATGATAAAGACGCCCTGCAATTCAAGGTGCTCGACGACGTCATCTCATTGGGCGGATTGGGCAACTTCAACGCTACCGACCTGCAAAAGGTATTGGCGGGCAAGGTGGTCTCGGTATCTCCTTCGGTGCGCACCCTGAGCGAAGCCGTAAACGGAAGCTGCGCGCCCAAAGACCTGGAGACACTGCTCCAGCTCACCTACCTTACCTTCACCGCTCCGCGTGCCGACCAGGCCGCCTTCGAATCGTTCAAGACCCGCATGAAAGCCGCGCTTGCCAACCAGGAAGCCAACCCGAATACGGCGTTGAGCGATACGGTGACGAAAATGCTATACGGAGACAATCCGCGCGTCATGCGCCTGAAAGCCGATAAGGTGGACCAAATAGACTATGCCAAGGTCATGGAAATGTATAAAGACCGCTTTGCGGACGCAAGCGACTTTACGTTCATCTTCGTGGGCAACATCAATCCGGAGACCGCCACGCCGCTTATCGAGACCTATCTGGGCGGATTGCCCGCTACGGGACGCAAGGAGAACTTCCGCGACGTGAACCTCAACATCCGCAAAGGCGAATGGAGAAACGTCTTCCACAAAGAGCTGCAGACCGAAAAGGCGACCGTCCTCATCGTGGAAAGCGGGACTTGTGACTACACGCTGAAGAACAAGCTGATGATGAGCATGCTCGCGCAACTCCTCACCATGGAATATACCGAAACCGTACGCGAGGAAGCCGGAGCGTCATACGGCGTAGGCGTGCAAGGCGACCTGAGCAAATACCCGAAACCGGAAGGCGTATTGCAAATCTATTTCGATACCGACCCCGGAAAACGGGCGGACATGAGCGCGCTTATCGACAAGGGCATCAATGATTTCATTTCCAACGGGCCGAAGGCGGAAGAGCTTGCCAAAGTGAAAGAATACATGCTGAAGACCTATGAAGCCAACCAAAAGGAGAACGGATACTGGATGGGGCTTCTGCACGACTATCTATGGGAAGGCATGGATTCGCGCACCGGATACGTTGACTTGGTGAACAGCATCACGAGCGCCGACCTCCAGCAATTCGCCAAAGCGTTTGCAGCTCAAAAGAACCGCATCGAAGTGAGCATGACTTCGGGCGACATTAACTGA
- a CDS encoding ABC transporter ATP-binding protein has translation MEITLNNLKKKYGERTVLDIDSYTIHTGEILGLVGNNGAGKTTLFRLILDLLKADEGNVCIGDIEVSQSEAWKDITGAYMDESFLIDYLTPEEYFYFVGKMCGLDKATVDERLAPYERFMNGEILGQKKLIRNFSAGNKQKTGILAALLNRPQLLILDEPFNFLDPSSQSALRHLLQAYNQETGATILVSSHNLTHTIEISTRIALLEHGKIIRDITPINEDAKHELESYFEIGTEE, from the coding sequence ATGGAAATAACTCTCAATAACCTGAAAAAGAAATACGGCGAACGCACCGTACTCGATATCGATTCCTACACCATCCATACCGGTGAAATCCTGGGACTGGTGGGTAATAACGGAGCGGGGAAAACCACCCTCTTCCGCCTTATTCTCGACCTCTTGAAAGCCGATGAAGGCAACGTATGCATCGGGGATATCGAAGTGAGCCAAAGCGAAGCGTGGAAAGACATTACCGGCGCTTACATGGACGAAAGCTTCCTTATCGATTATCTTACTCCTGAAGAATATTTCTATTTTGTAGGAAAGATGTGCGGGCTCGACAAGGCAACCGTAGACGAACGTCTTGCACCCTACGAACGCTTTATGAACGGCGAAATCTTAGGGCAAAAGAAACTCATCCGGAACTTCTCGGCGGGCAACAAGCAGAAGACGGGCATCCTTGCCGCCCTGCTTAACCGCCCCCAGCTCTTGATTCTGGACGAACCGTTCAATTTCCTCGACCCCAGCTCGCAATCCGCATTGAGGCACCTGCTTCAAGCCTACAACCAAGAAACGGGCGCCACCATCCTCGTGTCGAGCCATAACCTGACCCATACGATAGAAATCAGCACCCGCATCGCCCTTTTGGAGCACGGGAAAATCATCCGCGACATCACGCCGATAAACGAAGATGCCAAGCACGAGCTGGAAAGCTATTTCGAAATCGGAACCGAAGAATGA
- a CDS encoding DUF5687 family protein, which yields MTHLFFDIRKLHKLDEKRSPMFEKNRFAKVMVYLGIAFWAAYLVLFGVLLPSAFSEGFPGMEPYHILNKGLLIVLALDFLVRFLFPTPIQEVKPFLLLPIPKRKIMTVLLMREAVNPFNLFWLFLFVPFALLSVTRFYGLAGILGYAVGVWLLTVMNSYWSMLIRVLKRQKFAYICWCLPVYGILALLEFLPGTHWVSTFTMNWGEGFILWNPLAFLGALAGIGLMGFINYKVQLHLIYSELSRVEDTKLKKISDYSFLDRYGNVGEYMRLELKMLFRNKTPRSQFWGFIAIMVMFAVALAFDVYEGSYMNNFICLYCYCVLGLITLSQVMAIEGNYIDGLMVRRESVYNMLRAKYYVQCALLAIPFILCLVPVFRATIPLLMVVSYGLFTMGIVFPVTMQMAVYNDKTAPLNTGVMGKRQNNNVYQTVIILASFTVPLLINRGLELLLGSTGGYIAMGMLGLAGFLTHRWWIGNIYTRFMARRYRNMEGFRNTR from the coding sequence ATGACACACCTGTTCTTCGATATACGAAAATTACACAAGCTTGACGAAAAGCGAAGCCCGATGTTCGAGAAGAACCGCTTCGCCAAAGTCATGGTATATCTCGGAATCGCGTTTTGGGCAGCATACCTCGTCTTGTTCGGGGTATTGCTGCCCTCGGCTTTTTCCGAAGGCTTCCCCGGCATGGAACCCTACCATATCCTCAACAAAGGCCTGCTCATTGTGCTGGCACTCGATTTTCTGGTGAGGTTCCTGTTCCCTACTCCCATTCAGGAAGTCAAGCCTTTCCTCTTGCTTCCCATACCGAAACGGAAAATCATGACGGTACTCCTGATGCGCGAGGCGGTAAACCCCTTCAACCTGTTCTGGCTTTTCCTTTTCGTGCCTTTCGCCCTGCTGAGCGTCACCCGCTTCTACGGGCTGGCGGGCATACTGGGATATGCCGTGGGCGTATGGCTCCTCACCGTGATGAACAGCTACTGGAGCATGCTCATCCGTGTATTGAAGCGCCAGAAGTTCGCCTACATTTGCTGGTGCCTGCCTGTTTACGGGATACTTGCCCTGCTGGAGTTCCTTCCCGGCACGCATTGGGTAAGCACCTTCACGATGAACTGGGGCGAAGGTTTCATCCTCTGGAATCCCCTCGCCTTCCTCGGCGCATTAGCGGGCATCGGGCTGATGGGGTTCATCAACTACAAGGTGCAGCTCCATCTTATTTATAGCGAACTCTCGCGTGTGGAAGACACCAAACTGAAGAAAATCAGCGACTACAGCTTCCTCGACCGGTATGGGAACGTGGGCGAATACATGCGCTTGGAACTGAAGATGCTTTTCCGCAACAAGACCCCCCGGAGCCAGTTCTGGGGATTCATCGCCATCATGGTGATGTTTGCCGTAGCACTGGCTTTCGATGTCTACGAAGGAAGCTACATGAACAATTTCATCTGCCTGTATTGCTATTGCGTCTTAGGGCTGATTACATTAAGCCAGGTCATGGCGATAGAAGGGAATTACATCGACGGGCTGATGGTGCGCCGGGAAAGCGTGTACAACATGCTCCGCGCCAAATACTACGTGCAATGCGCCCTCCTTGCCATCCCCTTCATCCTCTGCCTGGTCCCGGTATTCCGGGCGACGATTCCCCTGCTCATGGTGGTTTCTTACGGCCTGTTCACCATGGGGATTGTCTTCCCCGTCACGATGCAGATGGCGGTGTACAACGACAAGACCGCACCGCTCAATACGGGCGTGATGGGGAAACGCCAGAACAACAACGTGTACCAGACGGTCATCATCCTCGCCTCATTCACCGTCCCGCTCCTTATCAACCGTGGGCTGGAATTGCTTTTGGGAAGTACAGGCGGCTATATCGCGATGGGCATGTTAGGCTTGGCAGGCTTCTTGACCCACCGCTGGTGGATAGGCAACATCTACACCCGCTTCATGGCACGAAGATACCGCAACATGGAAGGGTTCAGGAATACAAGATAA